A genomic window from Lasioglossum baleicum chromosome 7, iyLasBale1, whole genome shotgun sequence includes:
- the LOC143210528 gene encoding short-chain dehydrogenase/reductase family 16C member 6, protein MFTANNTIPVTNWRFGCPSSTIWLLLTVEFLIGALISSFLAILNVVESLMPKPPRDLTGDVVVVAGAASSFGESLAEEFAKCGCSVICVDQDAEAIERIATGLKRRNPMVEEAEPSHRKNSSPGPKTESTAYECDLFNRCDILRTAQKVKDEIGGVDILVTCVGNVDQDIFDIASKTLMSHFWTVLAFLPLILYRERGHIVGVTPVATRHDAYLGSRAAITSLMTHLCSELSNRSSQLTFLAFSPIARCSTLEESEKKVAASIVQAVRTDRNTLDAGWTSKLLYRISCTVYRYIAAFTEWIHSQESESDYTS, encoded by the exons ATGTTTACCGCAAATAACACGATCCCGGTAACAAACTGGAGGTTCGGATGTCCTTCGTCGACAATCTGGTTGCTTCTCACTGTCGAATTTCTGATCGGTGCGCTTATATCCAGCTTTCTGGCTATTCTCAACGTGGTGGAATCATTGATGCCGAAACCGCCCAGGGATTTAACCGGCGATGTAGTCGTG GTAGCCGGCGCTGCTTCATCCTTCGGCGAATCCCTCGCGGAAGAGTTCGCCAAATGTGGATGTTCCGTCATCTGCGTCGATCAGGATGCAGAAGCAATCGAAAGAATAGCTACCGGCTTGAAAAGACGAAACCCCATGGTCGAAGAAGCTGAGCCAAGCCACAGAAAAAACAGTTCTCCGGGACCGAAAACAGAGAGTACTGCTTACGAGTGCGATCTTTTTAACAGATGCGATATACTAAGAACCGCCCAGAAGGTTAAAGATGAGATCGGAGGGGTGGACATATTGGTTACTTGCGTGGGCAACGTGGACCAAGACATCTTCGATATAGCCAGCAAAACCTTGATGAGCCATTTTTGG ACAGTGTTGGCGTTCCTGCCGTTGATTTTATACCGCGAGCGAGGACACATTGTTGGTGTCACACCGGTTGCGACACGTCACGATGCGTATCTTGGTTCAAGAGCGGCGATAACTA gTCTGATGACACATTTGTGTAGTGAGTTGAGCAACCGCAGTAGCCAGCTGACGTTTCTGGCATTTTCACCAATCGCGAGGTGCAG CACGCTGGAAGAAAGCGAGAAGAAAGTAGCCGCGAGCATCGTGCAAGCAGTACGAACGGATCGGAACACTTTGGACGCCGGTTGGACGTCTAAACTTTTGTATCGGATAAG CTGTACAGTGTATCGTTACATAGCAGCGTTCACGGAATGGATTCACTCACAAGAATCAGAATCAGATTACACTTCGTAA
- the LOC143210530 gene encoding diphthine methyl ester synthase-like produces the protein MLHLIGLGLGDIKDVTVKGLEIIRKCDRVYLETYTSILPTELTNLEQFYGRPILEADRELVENHADEILPKSKGENVAFLVVGDPFGATTHSDLVLRARKENLQVNVVHNASILTAVSCCGLQLNRFGEIVSIPYWTESWQPSSFYDKILHNRQRNLHTLCLLDIKVKEPTLESLMKKKKEYMPPKFMTVSEAAAQLVEILKKQTEERAAQDSVSFAELYDLSTVIGLARVGWDDQRIAACSLREMTSLDLGPPLHCMVIPATSLNPVEARYLAFIEKDSLKTQENKTE, from the exons ATGTTGCATCTGATCGGGTTGGGGCTTGGCGATATAAAGGATGTAACAGTTAAAGGTCTGGAGATAATACGAAAATGTGATCGTGTTTATTTAGAGACCTATACGTCGATTTTGCCTACCGAACTGACAAATCTG GAACAATTTTATGGACGTCCGATACTAGAGGCAGATAGAGAATTGGTCGAAAACCATGCGGACGAGATACTACCGAAAAGCAAAGGAGAGAACGTGGCCTTCTTAGTGGTCGGTGACCCATTTGGCGCTACAACACATTCCGACTTGGTGTTACGAGCTCGAAAGGAGAATCTACAG GTAAACGTTGTTCACAATGCCTCCATATTGACTGCAGTTAGTTGTTGTGGTCTTCAACTGAACCGATTCGGAGAAATTGTTTCTATTCCATACTGGACTGAAAGTTGGCAACCTAGCAGTTTTTACGATAAAATTCTTCACAACAGGCAAAGGAATTTGCATACTCTTTGTCTATTAGACATTAAAGTAAAAGAACCTACTTTGGAAAGtctaatgaaaaagaaaaaagagtaTATGCCACCAAAATTTATGACCGTGTCCGAGGCTGCTGCTCAATTAGTTGAGATACTCAAAAAGCAGACGGAAGAGAGAGCAGCGCAAGACTCTGTGTCTTTTGCAGAGCTATATGATCTCAGCACAGTGATAGGTCTGGCTCGTGTAGGCTGGGACGATCAGCGTATCGCTGCCTGTAGCCTTCGAGAAATGACTTCGCTCGATCTTGGACCACCACTTCATTGTATGGTTATACCAGCGACCTCGTTAAACCCTGTCGAAGCCAGATATCTAGCATTTATTGAAAAAGATTCTCTGAAAACGCAAGAAAATAAAACTGAATAG